DNA sequence from the Salifodinibacter halophilus genome:
GTTGACCCACTATATTGTAGCAAGCATATTGTCCATAATAGATGGCTCACAACGGCTCATGGCACTTATATGGCGGACACCGAGATGGCAGAACCTACGCGCGACGACGCGCATTCCTCCAACGCTGACAGCGGTAGTAATGGCGCCGAGCTGGCGGCGACTGCGCCGGGCGGCACCAAGGTCATCCGGCGCAACGGCAAGGTAACGGCGTTCGACGCCGAAAAGATCAAGGTTGCAATCAACAAGGCCTTCATTGATGTCGAAGGCCAGCAGGCGGCAGCTTCCAGCCGTGTACGCGAGTCCGTGGATAGCATAACGGCACAGGTCGTGCAGGCCATTACCAGCCGTCTTCCCGGTGGCGGCTCAGCCCATATCGAGGATATCCAGGACCAGGTCGAGTTAGCACTCATGCGCGCCGGCGAACACAGAGTTGCGCGTGAATACGTCCTCTACCGCGAAGCACACGCACAAGAGCGCGCGGCCCAGCAGGACGACGCCGAAACCGGTGATCAGTCTGAGCTGAATGTCGCCTTCGCCGACGGCACTACTGCGCCGCTGGATCGCGATCGGCTACGGCGTGTGATCGGCGAGGCGTGCACGGGTGTCGATGGCGTGGTCGAAGAAACCGTGCTCGCCGATACATTGAACAACGTCTACGACGGCGTGACCGAAAACGAGCTCTCGACCGCGTTGGTTCTGGCCGCTCGTCAACGTATCGATAGCGAGCCGAATTACGGTACTGTGGCGGCGCGCCTGCTGCTCGACCGTTGCCGGCACGAAGCGCTGACTTTCCTGGCCAACGGCGAAGTGGTCTACGCTACGCATGCCGAGATGCGTGCGCATTATCCCGCTTATTTCAAGGACTTCATCGCAGTCGGTATCGAGCGTGAGCTGCTGGATTCGCGGCTAGCCGAGTTCGATCTCGATCAGCTGGGCGACGCCTTGATCGCCGACCGGGATCTTAGCTTCACCTATCTCGGGGTGCAGACGCTCTACGACCGCTACTTCATCCACGCTAACGAAACCCGTTTCGAGCTGCCCCAGGCGTTTTTCATGCGCGTGGCCATGGGCTTGGCCATCAACGAAATCGAGCGCGAAGAAAAAGCCATCGAGTTCTACAAGCTGTTGTCGAGCTTTGATTTCATGTCCTCGACGCCGACGCTGTTCAATTCCGGCACGCTGCGGCCGCAGCTATCGAGCTGTTATCTGACCTCGGTGGCCGACGACCTGCACAACATCTACGAGTCGGTCCAGGACAACGCGCTGTTGTCCAAATTCGCCGGCGGTCTTGGCAACGATTGGACGCCGGTGCGCGCCATGGGCGCTCACATCAAGGGCACCAACGGCAAGTCACAGGGCGTGGTGCCGTTTTTGAAAGTCGTCAACGACACGGCGGTGGCCGTGAACCAGGGCGGCAAACGCAAGGGTGCGGTCTGCGCCTATCTGGAGACCTGGCACAAGGACATCGAGGAGTTCATCGAGCTCCGCAAGAACACCGGCGATGATCGTCGCCGCACGCACGACATGAACACCGCGAACTGGATTCCGGATCTGTTCGTCAAGCGCGTGTTGAACGATCAGAACTGGACATTGTTCTCGCCGAACGATGTGCCGGATCTGCACGAGTTGGTCGGCGCCGAGTTCGAGGCCGCCTACGAGGCTTATGAAGCCCAGGCCGCGGCCGGCGAGATTACCAACACCAAGTCGATCTCGGCGGTCGAATTATGGCGCAAGATGCTGTCGCAACTGTTCGAGACCGGTCATCCGTGGTTCACCTTCAAGGATCCGTGCAACCTGCGATCGCCGCAGCAGCACAAGGGGGTCGTACACAGCTCCAACTTGTGCACCGAAATCACCTTGAATACAACGCCGGGCAAAGAGATCGCGGTCTGCAACCTGGGGTCGGTCAACCTGGCGCAGCATGTCGAGACTGGCGCTGATGGCAACGCCGCGCTGAATACGGCTAAGCTCGAAGACACGATCCACACTGCCATGCGCATGCTCGATAACGTCATCGAGTACAACTACTACAGCGTCCAGACCGCGCGTGACTCCAACCTGCGTCATCGCCCGGTGGGTCTGGGGCTTATGGGCTTTCAGGATGCGCTGTATAAGCTGGGTGTGCCCTACGAATCCGATGCGGCGGCCGACTTCGCCGACCATTCGATGGAGCAACTCAGCTACCACGCCATCAAGGCCTCGAGCGATCTGGCCGAAGCCCGCGGTGCCTATAGCTCGTTCAAAGGCAGCCTGTGGGATCAGGGCATCCTGCCGATCGACTCCATTCGTTTGCTGCGCGAAGCCCGCGGCGACGAATATCTGGAGCAGGACGAGAGCGCTACGCTGGACTGGGGCGCGCTTCGCAAGCGCATCCAGCAGGTCGGCATGCGCAACTCCAACTGCATGGCCATCGCGCCGACGGCGACCATCGCGAACATCACCGGCGTTTACCAATCGATCGAGCCGGCGTACCAGAACCTCTACGTCAAATCGAACCTATCCGGCGAGTTCACAGTTGCCAACCCGTACCTGGTCGAAGAGCTGAAGCAGCGTGACCTCTGGGACGCGGTCATGGCCAACGATCTGAAATATTACGACGGCTCGGTGCAGGCCATCGACCGCATACCGGACGATCTGAAAATCCGCTACAAGTGCGCGTTCGAGATGGACCCGCGCTGGCTGGTCGAATGCGGTTCGCGGCGGCAGAAGTGGCTGGATCAGTCCCAGAGTCTGAACTTGTACATGGCCCAGCCGTCTGGCCGTAAGCTCGACGAACTCTACAAGCTGGCGTGGAAGAAAGGCTTGAAGACCACCTACTATCTGCGTTCGGCCGCGGCCACGCAGACCGAGAAATCCACGGTCACTGACCATCGACTGAACGCTGTCGAGCACGGCGCTGGCGGTGGCAGCGGGCAGGGCGTTGGTAGCTCGCGCGGTGGCGCTGCCAATGGTTCGAGTGCCGGTAACGGTCAGGCGCCCGGCGCCAACGCACAGGCCGGCGGTGCCAGTGCGGCGTCGACCACGCCGCCGCCGGCTGAACCCACAGAGCCGATGGCCTGCGCCATCGACGACCCGGATTGCGAGGCGTGTCAGTAAGACACCGCATTGACCAACGATTAACTGCAATATCAGCGAGATCAGCCAACGATGCTTAACTTCGAAGATACACCCCGCGAAGGCACGTCGAACGCCGAGCCAGGCACCACAGCGAACCCGAACCCGGCCGGTGGTGAGCCGGACCCGTTCGCGGTCAACAACGCCGACGAGTCGGCACAAACGGCGGACACGAGCGAAGACGACAACGTCACCGGTCTCGAACAGGTCGAGCTCGGCGGCGACCGCGTGTCGGTCGACGAAAAGCAGATCATCAACTGCCGTGCTGACGTCAATCAACTCGTGCCGTTCAAATATCAGTGGGCGTGGGATAAATACCTGGCCGGCTGCGCCAACCATTGGATGCCGCAGGAAGTCAACATGGCTGCGGACATCGCCACCTGGAACGATCCGAACGGCCTGACCGACGACGAGCGCGAAATCTTAAAGCGCGGCTTTGGCTTTTTCTCGTCGAGTGAGTCGCTGGTGGCCAACAACATCGTGCTCGGCATCTTCAAGCACCTGACCAACCCCGAATGCCGCCAGTATCTGCTGCGCCAAGCGTTTGAAGAAGCCGTCCACGGCCACTGCTTCCAATACATCGTGGAGTCTCTCAACCTCGACGAGGGTGAGATCTTCAACATGTATCGCGAAATGCCCAGCGTCCATAACAAGGCCGCCTGGGCGATGCAGTACACCCAGAGTCTGTCCGACCCGGACTTCAAGACCGGCACGCCCGAAAATGACCAGAAGTTCTTGCGTGATCTGATCGCCTTCTATGTCATCTTCGAAGGCATCTGGTTCTACGCCGGCTTCGTGCAGTTTTTAAGCTTTGGCCGCCGCAACAAGATGACTGGCACTGCTGAGCAGGTGCAATACATCATGCGCGATGAATCCATGCACCTGAACTTCGGCATCGACGTCATCAACCAGATCAAGATCGAGAATCCGCACCTCTGGACGCAGGAATTCCAGGACGAGGCACGGCGCATGATCGACGAAGCCATGCATCTGGAAATCGAATCCGCCCACGACACCATGCCCCGCGGCGTACTTGGCCTGAACGCTTCCATGTTCGACGAATACAT
Encoded proteins:
- a CDS encoding ribonucleoside-diphosphate reductase subunit alpha; this translates as MADTEMAEPTRDDAHSSNADSGSNGAELAATAPGGTKVIRRNGKVTAFDAEKIKVAINKAFIDVEGQQAAASSRVRESVDSITAQVVQAITSRLPGGGSAHIEDIQDQVELALMRAGEHRVAREYVLYREAHAQERAAQQDDAETGDQSELNVAFADGTTAPLDRDRLRRVIGEACTGVDGVVEETVLADTLNNVYDGVTENELSTALVLAARQRIDSEPNYGTVAARLLLDRCRHEALTFLANGEVVYATHAEMRAHYPAYFKDFIAVGIERELLDSRLAEFDLDQLGDALIADRDLSFTYLGVQTLYDRYFIHANETRFELPQAFFMRVAMGLAINEIEREEKAIEFYKLLSSFDFMSSTPTLFNSGTLRPQLSSCYLTSVADDLHNIYESVQDNALLSKFAGGLGNDWTPVRAMGAHIKGTNGKSQGVVPFLKVVNDTAVAVNQGGKRKGAVCAYLETWHKDIEEFIELRKNTGDDRRRTHDMNTANWIPDLFVKRVLNDQNWTLFSPNDVPDLHELVGAEFEAAYEAYEAQAAAGEITNTKSISAVELWRKMLSQLFETGHPWFTFKDPCNLRSPQQHKGVVHSSNLCTEITLNTTPGKEIAVCNLGSVNLAQHVETGADGNAALNTAKLEDTIHTAMRMLDNVIEYNYYSVQTARDSNLRHRPVGLGLMGFQDALYKLGVPYESDAAADFADHSMEQLSYHAIKASSDLAEARGAYSSFKGSLWDQGILPIDSIRLLREARGDEYLEQDESATLDWGALRKRIQQVGMRNSNCMAIAPTATIANITGVYQSIEPAYQNLYVKSNLSGEFTVANPYLVEELKQRDLWDAVMANDLKYYDGSVQAIDRIPDDLKIRYKCAFEMDPRWLVECGSRRQKWLDQSQSLNLYMAQPSGRKLDELYKLAWKKGLKTTYYLRSAAATQTEKSTVTDHRLNAVEHGAGGGSGQGVGSSRGGAANGSSAGNGQAPGANAQAGGASAASTTPPPAEPTEPMACAIDDPDCEACQ
- a CDS encoding ribonucleotide-diphosphate reductase subunit beta, coding for MLNFEDTPREGTSNAEPGTTANPNPAGGEPDPFAVNNADESAQTADTSEDDNVTGLEQVELGGDRVSVDEKQIINCRADVNQLVPFKYQWAWDKYLAGCANHWMPQEVNMAADIATWNDPNGLTDDEREILKRGFGFFSSSESLVANNIVLGIFKHLTNPECRQYLLRQAFEEAVHGHCFQYIVESLNLDEGEIFNMYREMPSVHNKAAWAMQYTQSLSDPDFKTGTPENDQKFLRDLIAFYVIFEGIWFYAGFVQFLSFGRRNKMTGTAEQVQYIMRDESMHLNFGIDVINQIKIENPHLWTQEFQDEARRMIDEAMHLEIESAHDTMPRGVLGLNASMFDEYMKFIANRRCSQIGLTELYPGAENPFPWMSEMMDLNKEKNFFETRVTEYQTGGALTWD